Proteins co-encoded in one Candidatus Bathyarchaeota archaeon genomic window:
- the argH gene encoding argininosuccinate lyase, whose product MDILRGDRLDKPTTEIVDYTTSVVADTSIVKPVIEINKAHVIMLVEQGIVAESEGALLLKALSKLDPNMKLDPSLEDVHMNIEAEITKMVGEDIGGKLHTAKSRNDQVATAIRITLRQYLLDIIRNLIELRRALLKRCVEHLNIVMPGYTHLQHAQPVTLAHYFLAYHDAIERDTTRLMNSYQHVNLCPMGAAALAATGYNINRNRVAELLGFDGILENSIDAVSSRDFAVEAMAALALSMTDFSRIAEELILWSSVEFGTAEIPDEYASASSIMPQKRNPVVPELIRAKATHVYGDLVAAFTILKALPLSYNLDLQELTPHLWNTCQITLTSTRMLTGLIQKTRFNASRWLELVSKDFSTATDLADTLVKKFNIPFRMAHRVIGVLVQRLISEGKTLHDTTPQLLEEIFLQTTGRKLAIKSGDIAEAADPIKSINSKTVRGCPSPSEVARMAKERRKRIIADEAWLRKKAHSLKKAELKLRETVEGLSKYALQKP is encoded by the coding sequence GTGGATATTCTAAGAGGGGATAGATTAGATAAGCCAACGACCGAGATAGTGGACTACACAACCTCTGTTGTTGCCGACACTAGCATCGTTAAACCAGTTATTGAGATCAATAAAGCTCACGTCATAATGCTTGTTGAACAAGGAATAGTCGCTGAAAGCGAGGGCGCCCTGCTGTTAAAGGCACTCAGTAAACTTGACCCAAACATGAAACTTGACCCGAGCCTTGAAGATGTTCATATGAATATTGAAGCGGAAATCACAAAGATGGTCGGGGAAGATATAGGTGGAAAACTTCATACAGCCAAAAGCCGCAATGACCAAGTTGCAACCGCCATTCGAATAACACTTCGACAATACTTACTCGATATAATTAGAAATCTTATCGAGCTTCGGAGAGCACTCCTCAAACGCTGTGTAGAGCACTTAAACATAGTTATGCCTGGTTACACGCACTTACAACATGCCCAACCAGTAACGCTGGCACATTACTTCTTAGCTTATCATGACGCAATAGAACGTGATACAACACGTTTAATGAACTCGTATCAGCATGTCAACCTTTGCCCGATGGGGGCAGCTGCCCTTGCGGCAACGGGGTATAATATCAATCGTAACAGGGTAGCTGAACTCTTAGGATTTGATGGCATTTTAGAAAACTCAATAGACGCCGTTAGTTCGAGGGATTTTGCCGTCGAAGCCATGGCTGCCTTAGCGTTAAGTATGACAGATTTTAGTAGGATAGCAGAAGAACTGATTCTCTGGAGTTCTGTAGAGTTTGGAACGGCAGAAATTCCAGATGAATATGCATCTGCAAGTAGCATAATGCCCCAAAAAAGGAATCCAGTTGTCCCGGAATTAATAAGGGCAAAGGCAACACACGTTTACGGGGATTTAGTCGCCGCTTTCACAATTCTCAAGGCGCTACCCCTAAGCTATAACCTAGACCTCCAAGAACTCACACCCCACCTATGGAATACCTGTCAAATAACACTAACTTCAACTCGGATGCTGACCGGACTTATTCAAAAAACTAGGTTTAATGCTTCGCGCTGGCTTGAACTCGTTTCCAAGGATTTTTCCACAGCCACAGACCTTGCCGACACTCTTGTCAAAAAGTTTAACATTCCCTTTCGGATGGCGCATCGAGTTATCGGAGTTCTTGTTCAACGTTTAATCTCAGAAGGAAAGACTTTGCATGATACGACGCCACAACTATTGGAGGAGATATTTCTCCAAACAACTGGAAGGAAACTCGCCATTAAGTCCGGTGACATTGCAGAAGCAGCTGATCCAATCAAGAGCATAAACTCAAAAACGGTTCGAGGATGCCCCTCGCCGTCTGAGGTTGCGAGGATGGCAAAGGAAAGGCGTAAGCGTATTATTGCAGATGAAGCTTGGCTTCGTAAAAAAGCACACTCTTTGAAAAAGGCAGAACTAAAACTACGTGAGACAGTTGAGGGACTTAGCAAATATGCCTTACAAAAACCTTAA
- a CDS encoding Lrp/AsnC ligand binding domain-containing protein, translated as MVTEIGKEYDVVKEISKIKGVTETRSVYGEFDVIARVEAEDLKTLDDAVTKIRKIASIIRTVTLISA; from the coding sequence ATGGTGACAGAAATCGGAAAGGAATACGATGTCGTTAAGGAGATTTCAAAAATTAAAGGGGTTACCGAAACGAGATCAGTCTACGGCGAGTTTGATGTTATTGCCAGAGTTGAAGCTGAAGACTTGAAGACACTTGATGATGCTGTTACAAAGATCAGAAAAATAGCTAGTATAATTCGAACTGTGACGTTAATCTCAGCTTAG
- a CDS encoding argininosuccinate synthase, translated as MEKIILAYSGGLDTSVLIKWLQEKYHAQLVTVTVDVGQQEDLRKIATKAENLGVLRHYTVDAKQEFIQGYINPAIKANALYEEKYPLSSALSRPLIASKLVEVAHKEGANAIAHGCTGKGNDQVRFEVTIKSLDPELTVLAPAREWKMSREQEIEYAKTHGIPLTIKRNPYSIDQNLWGRSIECGPIEHPENEPPEEAFEWTVAPEKAPDKPQYITIGFENGVPVSLNGNHLNEVELITVLNNLAGKHGVGRIDHIEDRLVGIKSREVYECPAATCIIEAHKDLEKFVLTRHEVLFKQQIDAQWTFLVYTGLWMDPLREDLEAFINATQDRVSGEVRLKLFKGAAHIVGRSSPFSLYDYNLATYDVKSTFDQTASAGFIELWGLSTRVARALRLKKIKN; from the coding sequence ATGGAAAAAATAATTTTAGCGTATTCAGGCGGACTAGATACTTCAGTCCTAATTAAGTGGCTCCAGGAAAAGTATCACGCTCAACTTGTCACCGTCACCGTTGATGTAGGACAGCAGGAGGACTTAAGGAAAATCGCCACAAAAGCGGAAAATTTAGGTGTACTAAGGCATTATACAGTCGATGCCAAGCAAGAATTTATTCAAGGATACATTAACCCAGCAATAAAGGCAAATGCCCTCTATGAAGAAAAATACCCCCTTAGCAGCGCCCTCTCAAGACCATTAATAGCATCAAAACTGGTTGAAGTGGCCCATAAGGAAGGAGCAAACGCTATAGCACACGGTTGTACTGGCAAGGGCAACGACCAAGTTAGATTTGAAGTTACCATAAAATCACTTGATCCAGAGCTGACAGTCCTAGCTCCAGCACGAGAGTGGAAAATGAGTCGAGAGCAAGAGATAGAATATGCCAAGACCCATGGTATACCCCTAACCATTAAGCGTAATCCCTATAGTATCGACCAGAATCTCTGGGGGCGCTCAATTGAGTGCGGTCCAATTGAACACCCTGAAAACGAACCCCCCGAAGAAGCATTTGAGTGGACCGTGGCTCCTGAAAAAGCTCCTGACAAACCACAATATATTACTATTGGATTTGAGAATGGAGTTCCGGTTTCATTAAACGGTAATCATTTGAATGAAGTTGAACTCATAACTGTCCTCAATAATTTAGCAGGTAAACATGGCGTAGGGCGCATTGACCATATTGAAGATAGACTTGTCGGGATAAAATCGCGTGAAGTCTACGAGTGCCCCGCGGCAACATGTATTATTGAGGCACATAAAGATCTCGAAAAGTTTGTGCTAACTAGGCATGAAGTTCTGTTTAAACAACAGATCGATGCCCAATGGACCTTCTTGGTGTATACAGGATTATGGATGGATCCTCTACGAGAGGATCTTGAAGCTTTCATAAACGCCACCCAAGATCGAGTTTCTGGAGAAGTTCGCCTAAAGTTATTCAAGGGTGCGGCGCATATCGTGGGACGATCCTCCCCGTTTTCGCTTTATGACTATAACCTTGCGACATATGATGTGAAATCGACCTTTGACCAGACCGCCTCTGCAGGCTTCATAGAGTTATGGGGGTTATCAACGCGGGTGGCTAGGGCGCTTCGACTTAAAAAAATAAAAAATTAA